The Lacerta agilis isolate rLacAgi1 chromosome 5, rLacAgi1.pri, whole genome shotgun sequence genome has a segment encoding these proteins:
- the RAP2B gene encoding ras-related protein Rap-2b: MREYKVVVLGSGGVGKSALTVQFVTGSFIEKYDPTIEDFYRKEIEVDSSPSVLEILDTAGTEQFASMRDLYIKNGQGFILVYSLVNQQSFQDIKPMRDQIIRVKRYEKVPMILVGNKVDLEGEREVSFGEGKALAEDWSCPFMETSAKNKASVDELFAEIVRQMNYASQPNGDDQCCSSCVIL, from the coding sequence ATGCGAGAATACAAAGTGGTCGTGCTGGGCTCGGGCGGGGTGGGCAAGTCGGCGCTCACCGTGCAGTTCGTGACGGGCTCGTTCATCGAGAAGTACGACCCCACCATCGAGGACTTCTACCGCAAGGAGATCGAGGTGGACTCTTCGCCCTCGGTGCTCGAGATCCTGGACACGGCCGGCACCGAGCAGTTCGCCTCCATGCGGGACCTGTACATCAAGAACGGGCAAGGCTTCATCTTGGTCTACAGCCTCGTCAACCAGCAGAGCTTCCAGGACATCAAGCCCATGAGGGACCAGATCATCCGGGTCAAGAGGTACGAGAAGGTGCCCATGATCCTGGTGGGCAACAAAGTGGACCTGGAGGGCGAGAGGGAGGTCTCGTTCGGGGAAGGCAAAGCCCTGGCGGAAGACTGGAGCTGCCCCTTCATGGAAACTTCAGCCAAAAACAAAGCCTCGGTGGACGAACTCTTTGCCGAGATCGTCCGGCAGATGAACTACGCTTCCCAACCCAACGGGGACGATCAATGCTGCTCTTCCTGCGTGATCCTCTGA